A window of Chlorocebus sabaeus isolate Y175 chromosome 14, mChlSab1.0.hap1, whole genome shotgun sequence contains these coding sequences:
- the TCF23 gene encoding transcription factor 23 has protein sequence MSQRKARGPLAMPGVGHSQTQAKARLLPGADRKRSRLSRTRQDPWEERSWSNQRWSRATPGPRGTRAGGLALGRSEACPENAARERSRVRTLRQAFLALQAALPAVPPDTKLSKLDVLVLAASYIAHLTRTLGHELPGPAWPPFLRGLRYLHPLKKWPMRSRLYAGGLGYSDLDSTTASTPSQRTRDVEVGSQVPGEADALFSATPLSPALGDK, from the exons ATGTCACAGAGGAAGGCCAGAGGGCCACTTGCCATGCCAGGGGTGGGCCACAGCCAGACTCAGGCCAAAGCACGGTTGCTGCCAGGCGCTGACAGGAAGAGGAGCCGCCTCAGCAGGACAAGGCAGGACCCGTGGGAAGAAAGAAGCTGGAGCAATCAGAGATGGAGCAGAGCTACCCCTGGCCCTCGAGGGACCAGGGCTGGGGGCCTGGCTCTTGGCAGG AGCGAGGCCTGTCCTGAGAACGCCGCGCGGGAGCGGAGCCGGGTCAGGACGCTGCGCCAGGCCTTCTTGGCCTTGCAGGCTGCTCTGCCTGCCGTGCCGCCCGACACCAAGCTCTCCAAGTTGGACGTGCTGGTGCTCGCCGCCAGCTACATAGCCCACCTCACCCGCACGCTCGGCCATGAGTTGCCTGGCCCCGCCTGGCCACCCTTCCTGCGTGGACTCCGCTACTTGCACCCTCTCAAG AAGTGGCCGATGCGATCTCGTCTCTATGCTGGAGGCCTGGGGTACTCTGATCTTGACTCCACCACAGCAAGCACCCCCAGCCAAAGAACAAGAGACGTAGAGGTGGGATCCCAAGTCCCTGGAGAGGCAGATGCTCTCTTTTCTGCCACACCACTCTCACCAGCTCTTGGTGACAAATAA